A single region of the Silene latifolia isolate original U9 population chromosome 8, ASM4854445v1, whole genome shotgun sequence genome encodes:
- the LOC141595495 gene encoding protein FAR1-RELATED SEQUENCE 5-like, giving the protein MADEASMADETSIVSSLIEDGTSKEHETLMETETFNSDSMVLERQIDITSPCTKDAWVEAEQSELIGLKVDSENDAYEAYRRYSFIKCFGIRHSNLRKTNKCDVIGREFCCFEQGTKAKKGVVGKNYTKLDRRTHHYKAMVHFKIIDGKYDGIRLVDGVRSLAKEAGGSAVVGFEYGDAATAIKKAGKKKFDVTDCNTLINILKQRAASEEDFYYDFELDENNALVSVFFRDKIMRQDYEAYYELLGNDGTYCTNKYDMICAPFVGINNHTRICLFGIGFMLNERTESFEWLYGTFLKSMGGIQPKTIMTDQSKAMSNAIKVCFPHSKHRLCVWHLFKNSAAHLGRLKESLGFNKLFSRILKRCHTEEELNHCWNRYLQ; this is encoded by the exons ATGGCGGATGAAGCTTCGATGGCGGATGAAACTTCAATTGTATCGTCATTAATTGAAGATGGAACTTCGAAGGAGCATGAAACTTTAATGGAAACTGAAACATTTAACTCTGATTCAATGGTGTTGGAAAGACAAATAGATATTACATCTCCCT GTACCAAAGATGCATGGGTTGAAGCTGAACAATCAGAATTGATTGGACTTAAAGTTGATTCCGAGAATGATGCTTATGAAGCTTATCGTAGATATTCATTTATTAAGTGCTTTGGTATCAGACATTCTAATTTGAGGAAAACTAACAAATGTGATGTTATTGGGAGAGAGTTTTGTTGTTTTGAACAGGGTACTAAGGCCAAGAAGGGAGTTGTGGGTAAAAACTATACAAAGTTGGATCGGAGGACTCATCATTATAAGGCAATGGTGCATTTTAAAATTATTGATGGTAAATATGA TGGTATTCGTTTAGTTGATGGGGTGAGGTCATTGGCAAAGGAGGCGGGGGGTTCTGCTGTAGTTGGTTTTGAATATGGTGATGCTGCGACTGCTATAAAAAAGGCAGGGAAAAAGAAGTTTGATGTTACAGATTGCAATACTCTTATAAATATTTTGAAGCAGAGGGCCGCAAGTGAGGAGGATTTTTATTACGATTTCGAGTTGGATGAGAATAATGCTTTAGTAAGTGTATTTTTTAGGGATAAGATAATGAGGCAGGATTATGAAGCTTATTATGAGCTTCTTGGAAATGATGGAACCTATTGTACGAATAAATACGATATGATTTGTGCGCCATTTGTTGGGATTAACAATCATACTCGAATTTGTTTGTTCGGCATAGGGTTTATGTTGAATGAGCGCACTGAGTCGTTTGAGTGGTTGTATGGTACTTTCTTGAAGTCAATGGGAGGTATTCAGCCCAAAACTATTATGACGGATCAATCTAAAGCAATGTCAAATGCTATTAAAGTGTGTTTTCCACATTCAAAGCATAGATTATGCGTGTGGCATTTGTTCAAGAATTCAGCTGCTCATCTTGGACGGTTAAAAGAGAGCCTTGGTTTTAACAAGTTGTTCAGTCGTATCTTGAAAAGATGTCATACTGAAGAAGAATTAAATCATTGTTGGAATAGGTACTtacaatag